The following are from one region of the Methyloversatilis discipulorum genome:
- the rpsU gene encoding 30S ribosomal protein S21, whose protein sequence is MPGIRVKENEPFEVAIRRFKRTIEKAGTLTELRSREFYEKPTAERKRKLAAAVKRHHKRLRSQTLPPKLY, encoded by the coding sequence ATGCCGGGTATTCGCGTCAAGGAAAACGAGCCGTTTGAAGTTGCGATCCGCCGCTTCAAGCGCACCATCGAAAAGGCTGGCACGCTGACCGAACTGCGTTCGCGCGAGTTCTACGAAAAGCCGACGGCCGAGCGCAAGCGCAAGCTGGCTGCCGCCGTGAAGCGTCACCACAAGCGGCTGCGCAGCCAGACCCTGCCGCCGAAGCTGTACTGA
- the tsaD gene encoding tRNA (adenosine(37)-N6)-threonylcarbamoyltransferase complex transferase subunit TsaD: protein MWILGIESSCDETGLALYHDQRGLVAHAVHSQIDLHQAYGGVVPELASRDHVRRIVPLYRQVLAEAGIAAGDIDAIAYTAGPGLAGALLVGAAFAESLAFSLDRPAIPIHHLEGHLLSPLLSADPPTYPFVALLVSGGHTQLMRVSAVGDYEMLGETLDDAAGEAFDKTAKLLGLPYPGGPHLAALAQQGSPGCLKLPRPMLGSGDLDFSFSGLKTAVLNAVNKGLDEAGRADLAAEFQEAVVDVLVAKSLAALRQTRLNQLVVAGGVGANRRLRARLDVELAQRKGRVFYPELALCTDNGAMIAFAGAQRLAAGVAASSSQHAIAVRPRWPLDTL from the coding sequence ATGTGGATACTTGGCATCGAATCGTCGTGTGACGAAACAGGGCTGGCGTTGTACCACGACCAGCGAGGTCTGGTCGCGCACGCCGTGCACTCGCAGATCGATCTGCATCAGGCGTATGGTGGCGTGGTGCCGGAGCTGGCGTCGCGCGATCACGTACGGCGCATCGTGCCGCTGTATCGTCAGGTGCTGGCCGAAGCAGGCATTGCCGCCGGCGACATCGACGCCATCGCCTACACGGCGGGGCCGGGGTTGGCGGGCGCGCTGCTGGTCGGTGCGGCGTTCGCCGAATCGCTCGCCTTCTCGCTCGACAGGCCGGCCATCCCAATTCATCACCTGGAAGGGCATCTGCTGTCGCCGCTGCTGTCGGCTGATCCGCCGACCTATCCCTTCGTCGCCTTGCTGGTGTCCGGCGGCCATACGCAGCTGATGCGCGTGTCGGCGGTCGGTGACTACGAAATGCTCGGCGAGACGCTGGACGATGCGGCCGGCGAAGCCTTCGACAAGACGGCCAAGCTGCTCGGCCTGCCGTATCCGGGTGGGCCGCACCTGGCGGCGCTGGCGCAGCAGGGCTCGCCGGGGTGTCTGAAGCTGCCGCGGCCGATGCTCGGCAGCGGCGATCTCGACTTCAGCTTCTCCGGACTGAAGACGGCCGTACTGAACGCGGTGAACAAGGGCCTCGACGAGGCCGGGCGTGCCGATCTGGCGGCCGAGTTCCAGGAAGCGGTGGTCGATGTGCTGGTCGCCAAGTCGCTGGCTGCGCTGCGGCAGACCCGGCTGAACCAGCTGGTGGTGGCCGGCGGGGTCGGTGCGAACCGGCGTCTGCGCGCGCGGCTCGACGTCGAACTGGCGCAGCGGAAAGGGCGCGTGTTCTATCCGGAGCTGGCGCTGTGCACCGACAACGGCGCGATGATCGCCTTTGCTGGCGCGCAGCGGCTGGCAGCGGGCGTGGCAGCGTCGTCGTCGCAACACGCCATCGCGGTACGGCCGCGCTGGCCGCTCGACACGCTCTGA
- the plsY gene encoding glycerol-3-phosphate 1-O-acyltransferase PlsY, with translation MNSAFSIAIAIALGYALGCIPFAVVSSRLFGLADPRTYGSGNPGATNVLRSGNKKAALLTLIGDALKGCVAVWLVRALGMGDNAALLAGVAAFVGHVFPVTLGFRGGKGVATAAGVMLAAEPMVGLIALGIWLAVALLTRYSSLAALVAACSAPISGLLYTQSAVVCGALAAMSGLLIWRHADNIRRLMNGTESRIGGKKAQNAG, from the coding sequence GTGAATTCAGCTTTCAGCATCGCCATCGCGATCGCCCTCGGTTACGCACTCGGCTGCATTCCCTTCGCCGTCGTCAGCAGCAGGTTGTTCGGCCTGGCCGATCCACGCACCTATGGCTCCGGCAATCCGGGCGCCACCAACGTGCTGCGCTCCGGCAACAAGAAGGCCGCGCTGCTTACGCTGATCGGCGACGCGCTGAAGGGCTGCGTCGCGGTATGGCTGGTGCGCGCGCTGGGCATGGGCGACAACGCCGCACTGCTGGCGGGGGTGGCGGCCTTCGTCGGCCATGTCTTCCCGGTCACGCTGGGCTTCCGCGGCGGCAAGGGCGTGGCGACCGCGGCCGGCGTAATGCTGGCCGCCGAACCGATGGTGGGGCTGATCGCGCTGGGCATCTGGCTGGCGGTCGCGCTGCTCACCCGTTACTCGTCGCTGGCGGCACTGGTTGCCGCATGCAGCGCGCCGATCAGCGGCCTGCTGTACACGCAGTCCGCCGTCGTGTGCGGCGCGCTTGCCGCGATGTCCGGCCTGCTGATCTGGCGCCACGCGGACAACATACGCCGACTGATGAATGGCACCGAAAGCCGCATCGGCGGCAAGAAGGCCCAGAACGCGGGCTGA
- the folB gene encoding dihydroneopterin aldolase, producing MDCIFIEGMKVTASVGIYARERAHTQQLEISMTFGVPDAAAQNDDINDTIDYAEVVNRIRAELGQRHFNLLETLGEFVINMMLNDFRASWVRISIAKTGIMKDVRQVGVTIERGRSPTA from the coding sequence ATGGACTGTATTTTCATCGAAGGCATGAAGGTGACCGCATCGGTCGGCATCTACGCGCGCGAGCGTGCGCACACGCAGCAGCTGGAGATCAGCATGACCTTCGGCGTGCCCGACGCCGCGGCCCAGAACGACGACATCAACGACACGATCGACTACGCTGAGGTGGTCAATCGCATCCGCGCCGAACTGGGACAGCGCCACTTCAATCTGCTCGAAACGCTGGGCGAGTTCGTCATCAACATGATGCTGAACGACTTCCGCGCGTCATGGGTCCGGATTTCGATCGCCAAGACCGGCATCATGAAGGACGTGCGTCAGGTCGGCGTGACGATAGAGCGGGGGCGATCGCCGACAGCCTGA
- a CDS encoding methylated-DNA--[protein]-cysteine S-methyltransferase, with product MMKDSDATDWDAVIAAPGFALGIRTADDALTLIEFLSPQSPQPARTLLAAEAARQIDAYLRDARHRFDLPLAPGGSAHQNAVWAVMQQIAVGDTLTYGEVARRIGSAPRAVGAACGANPLPVVIPCHRVVGAGGALGGFAHATQGFLPGIKRWLLAHEAATRDFRLSAIAPALSSRRPDARPS from the coding sequence ATGATGAAGGACTCCGACGCGACCGACTGGGACGCGGTCATCGCGGCGCCCGGCTTCGCTCTGGGCATCCGCACGGCGGACGATGCGCTCACGCTGATCGAGTTCCTGTCGCCGCAGTCGCCGCAACCGGCGCGCACGCTACTGGCGGCCGAAGCCGCACGCCAGATCGACGCCTACCTGCGCGATGCCCGGCACCGCTTCGATCTGCCGCTGGCTCCCGGCGGAAGCGCCCACCAGAACGCGGTGTGGGCGGTGATGCAGCAGATCGCGGTCGGCGACACGCTGACCTATGGAGAGGTGGCGCGCCGCATCGGCTCCGCGCCGCGCGCCGTCGGGGCGGCCTGCGGCGCCAATCCGCTGCCGGTCGTGATTCCCTGTCATCGCGTCGTCGGGGCGGGTGGCGCACTGGGCGGCTTCGCGCACGCGACGCAGGGCTTTCTGCCCGGCATCAAGCGCTGGCTGCTCGCGCACGAGGCCGCGACGCGCGATTTCAGGCTGTCGGCGATCGCCCCCGCTCTATCGTCACGCCGACCTGACGCACGTCCTTCATGA
- a CDS encoding chalcone isomerase family protein: protein MNLRALCFVSMLMLSPVVTAIEVEGTRFDPTTRLSDSTLQLNGAGVRTRFIIKAYTVALYLGAPADSLDAAMAAAGPKRIEIVPLMSFSATQFTEPLVKGMKKNLPPAEFEAMQPRIRAFVDDLMAVQEVKKGSRIGLEWLPGRGTRAVIDGKEVSKTVEGDDFYRALLAIWIGQKPTQDDLKQQLLGARQAQ, encoded by the coding sequence ATGAATCTGCGCGCATTGTGTTTCGTGTCGATGTTGATGCTCTCTCCGGTCGTCACGGCCATCGAAGTCGAAGGCACGCGTTTCGATCCGACGACACGCCTGTCCGATTCGACGCTTCAGCTGAACGGCGCTGGCGTGCGCACGCGCTTCATCATCAAGGCCTACACCGTCGCGCTCTACCTTGGCGCACCGGCCGACAGTCTGGACGCGGCAATGGCCGCGGCAGGCCCGAAACGTATCGAGATCGTGCCGCTGATGAGCTTTTCCGCAACGCAGTTCACCGAACCGCTGGTCAAGGGCATGAAGAAGAATCTGCCGCCGGCGGAATTCGAAGCGATGCAGCCGCGCATCCGCGCTTTCGTCGACGATCTGATGGCGGTGCAGGAGGTGAAGAAGGGCAGCCGCATCGGCCTTGAATGGCTGCCCGGTCGCGGCACCCGTGCCGTGATCGACGGCAAGGAGGTGAGCAAGACGGTCGAGGGCGATGATTTCTACCGTGCGCTGCTCGCCATCTGGATAGGGCAGAAGCCGACCCAGGACGACCTGAAGCAGCAGTTGCTCGGCGCCAGACAGGCGCAATGA
- a CDS encoding tetratricopeptide repeat protein has protein sequence MRAQKRTHPLLFALLLGTSVATHAQSLTEQAAAHIEAGRHAAAYQLLSPQESERAGDPQFDLLLGISALETGRHTLAVFALERVLAVQPDNARARAEIGRAYLALGESVGARRELEAVRNQNVPPEVARAIDRLLSAIDRAPDAGKPSFAGFIEAAVGRDTNVNSATSQNAVAVPGLGAFLLDPASQSRDAWFSALSGGVNARVPLNREWAFLAGATGAARFNGGESRFDTTALDGNAGVSWTRGANRITAALQLGMFEVDDDKLRDYTGGSLQWQHTHDARNQTTVFVQQSRLRYEGTNDVRDVNRNIYGVGHALVLPNDRTMLFGSFYLGAETGRNDLPSGVNIAANDVIGFRVGAQHTLDERWMLFGALAHEAREYSNVDPIFARVRDDNLTSLSLGASYAFAKQWLLTPSVSVVRNDSSINLNEYRRGVAQFAVRRTF, from the coding sequence ATGCGCGCACAAAAAAGAACACATCCGCTGCTGTTTGCACTGCTGCTGGGCACATCGGTCGCCACGCACGCTCAATCCTTGACCGAACAGGCGGCCGCGCACATCGAAGCCGGTCGCCATGCCGCTGCCTACCAGCTGCTGTCTCCGCAGGAGTCGGAGCGGGCCGGTGATCCGCAGTTCGATCTGCTGCTCGGCATTTCGGCGCTGGAGACCGGGCGGCATACGCTGGCCGTGTTCGCGCTCGAACGCGTGCTCGCCGTGCAGCCGGACAATGCGCGCGCCCGTGCGGAAATCGGCCGTGCCTATCTGGCGCTCGGCGAATCGGTCGGCGCCCGGCGTGAGCTGGAAGCGGTGCGCAATCAGAACGTACCGCCCGAGGTGGCCCGCGCGATCGATCGCCTGCTGTCGGCCATCGATCGGGCGCCGGACGCAGGCAAGCCGTCCTTCGCCGGTTTCATCGAAGCGGCGGTCGGACGCGACACCAATGTGAATAGCGCCACTTCGCAGAATGCGGTCGCGGTACCCGGCCTTGGCGCCTTCCTGCTCGACCCTGCCAGCCAGAGTCGCGACGCCTGGTTCAGTGCGCTGTCTGGCGGTGTCAATGCACGCGTGCCGCTGAACCGCGAATGGGCTTTCCTCGCCGGCGCTACCGGCGCGGCGCGCTTCAACGGCGGTGAGTCGCGCTTCGACACCACGGCGCTGGACGGCAACGCAGGCGTGTCGTGGACGCGCGGCGCGAACCGGATCACCGCTGCGCTGCAGCTCGGCATGTTCGAGGTCGATGACGACAAGCTGCGCGACTACACCGGTGGCTCGCTGCAATGGCAGCACACGCACGATGCGCGCAACCAGACCACCGTATTCGTCCAGCAGAGCCGCCTGCGTTACGAAGGCACGAACGACGTGCGCGACGTCAATCGCAACATCTATGGCGTCGGTCACGCGCTGGTTCTGCCGAACGATCGCACAATGCTGTTCGGCAGTTTCTACCTGGGCGCCGAAACCGGTCGCAACGATCTGCCTTCGGGCGTAAACATCGCGGCCAACGACGTGATCGGCTTTCGCGTTGGCGCGCAGCATACGCTGGACGAGCGCTGGATGCTGTTCGGTGCGCTGGCACACGAGGCGCGCGAGTACTCGAATGTCGACCCGATCTTCGCCCGCGTGCGCGACGACAACCTGACCTCGCTTTCGCTGGGCGCGAGCTATGCCTTCGCCAAGCAGTGGCTGCTTACGCCGTCGGTGTCCGTGGTGCGCAACGACTCCAGCATCAACCTCAACGAATACCGTCGCGGCGTCGCCCAGTTCGCCGTGCGCCGCACGTTCTAG
- a CDS encoding FecR domain-containing protein, protein MAKPFTPARLTFAIALAFPLHALADNAARVEFTSGDVRALAADGSSRVLARGAQVGSGDTVDTGSGRAQMRFTDGSLVSLQPQTQFRIDQYAFAGKPAEDRGFFSLIKGGLRTITGLVGKGNRSNYKLTTSVATIGIRGTEFSVVYGNSINVTTGDGAVDVCNGAGCLTVSDGQSAYVADQSTPPVITEVKTDLPPPPPSNSASLTPPQGDDTFLVSENRSEGGGLDVLDGYAGGSLQSGDGYYVYGQYVDQYGGYGGDVMLDSASATFEGNALVSASNSNGDIQASSVAEAHQDGIIGWGRWTSGSCSGEFDCAGDTLLDVHYIAGRPTPDLAALGGASGTYALSGYTTPTTTGGASGGSVSGSMTADFSAYTLSVGMNVTVSATTFGLTGSGSINSGTAAFSGSFSNCSGCSFSPPSGSFHGFFAGAGAERAGMVYTFDSGIGGINKVSGAAVFTQTSLGLGN, encoded by the coding sequence ATGGCGAAACCCTTCACTCCCGCACGCCTGACGTTCGCCATCGCGCTGGCGTTTCCGCTGCACGCGCTGGCCGATAACGCGGCGCGTGTCGAATTCACGTCGGGCGACGTGCGCGCGCTGGCGGCCGACGGCAGCAGCCGCGTGCTGGCGCGCGGTGCCCAGGTCGGCAGCGGCGACACCGTCGACACCGGCAGCGGCCGCGCCCAGATGCGCTTCACCGACGGCTCGCTGGTGTCGCTTCAGCCGCAGACCCAGTTCCGCATCGATCAGTACGCGTTCGCCGGCAAGCCGGCCGAGGACCGTGGCTTCTTCAGCCTGATCAAGGGCGGTCTGCGCACCATCACCGGTCTGGTCGGCAAGGGCAATCGCAGCAATTACAAGCTCACCACCTCGGTTGCCACCATTGGCATCCGCGGTACCGAGTTCTCCGTTGTCTACGGCAACAGCATCAACGTGACGACCGGCGATGGCGCGGTCGACGTCTGCAATGGCGCCGGCTGCCTCACGGTGTCCGATGGGCAGAGTGCCTATGTCGCTGACCAGAGCACGCCGCCGGTCATTACCGAGGTGAAGACCGACCTGCCGCCGCCTCCGCCGTCGAACAGCGCCAGCCTGACGCCGCCGCAGGGAGATGACACCTTCCTGGTGTCGGAGAACCGCAGCGAGGGCGGTGGGCTGGACGTGCTGGACGGCTACGCCGGCGGCAGCCTGCAGTCCGGCGACGGCTATTACGTCTATGGCCAGTACGTCGACCAGTACGGTGGCTATGGCGGCGACGTCATGCTGGATTCGGCGAGCGCCACCTTCGAGGGCAATGCGCTGGTGTCGGCGTCGAATTCGAATGGCGACATCCAGGCGTCTTCGGTTGCCGAAGCGCATCAGGACGGCATCATCGGCTGGGGGCGCTGGACCAGCGGTTCGTGCTCCGGCGAATTCGACTGCGCCGGCGACACGCTGCTCGACGTGCATTACATCGCCGGCAGGCCGACGCCGGATCTGGCCGCGCTGGGCGGCGCCAGCGGCACCTATGCGCTGAGCGGCTACACGACGCCGACCACGACCGGCGGTGCGAGTGGCGGTTCGGTGAGCGGGTCGATGACGGCCGATTTCTCGGCCTACACGCTCAGCGTCGGCATGAACGTAACGGTCAGCGCCACCACCTTCGGGCTGACCGGCTCGGGCAGCATCAACAGCGGTACTGCAGCGTTCTCCGGTTCGTTCTCGAACTGCAGCGGGTGTTCGTTCAGCCCGCCCAGCGGCAGTTTCCACGGCTTCTTTGCCGGTGCAGGCGCCGAGCGCGCGGGCATGGTCTACACCTTCGACAGCGGAATTGGCGGCATCAACAAGGTCAGCGGCGCGGCGGTGTTCACGCAGACTTCGCTCGGTCTGGGCAACTGA
- a CDS encoding MarC family protein, whose translation MSDSFLSASILLLLLFDPFGNAPVMTVLLKDVPKARRQRVVLRECFFAWLALLVFMWAGESVMKLLQLSQTSLGIAGGVLLFLIALRMIFPQPAGVFGEWAGGEPFVVPLAIPLIAGPSAMAMVMLLVSREPDRFWTWTGAMSAAMAVTACVLLAAGPLIRRLGERGTSALERLMGLLLCAVAVEMLLTGIRSFAGSL comes from the coding sequence TTGTCCGACAGCTTCCTCTCCGCCAGCATCCTGCTCCTGCTGCTGTTCGATCCATTCGGTAACGCACCGGTCATGACCGTGCTGCTGAAGGACGTGCCGAAGGCGCGGCGTCAGCGCGTCGTGCTGCGGGAGTGTTTCTTCGCCTGGCTGGCGCTGCTCGTCTTCATGTGGGCCGGCGAGTCGGTCATGAAGCTACTTCAGCTGTCGCAGACCTCGCTCGGCATCGCTGGCGGCGTGCTGCTGTTCCTGATTGCGCTGCGCATGATCTTTCCGCAGCCGGCCGGCGTGTTCGGCGAGTGGGCCGGCGGCGAACCCTTCGTCGTGCCACTGGCGATTCCGCTGATCGCCGGGCCGTCGGCGATGGCCATGGTGATGCTGCTGGTGTCGCGCGAGCCGGACCGCTTCTGGACCTGGACCGGCGCGATGAGCGCGGCCATGGCGGTCACCGCCTGCGTGCTGCTGGCGGCCGGGCCGCTGATCCGCCGGCTGGGTGAGCGCGGAACCTCCGCACTTGAGCGACTGATGGGCCTGCTGCTGTGTGCGGTCGCGGTCGAAATGCTGCTGACCGGCATCCGCAGCTTTGCCGGATCGCTCTGA
- a CDS encoding glutamate-5-semialdehyde dehydrogenase, whose protein sequence is MDIQDYMNTLGRQARAASRIVSQASTAAKNDALIRIAALLRERAPQLLEANAADVDAARANGLDAAMIDRLTLTAKGVEAMAQGLEQVAALPDPVGEMTDFKRRPTGITVGKMRVPLGVIGIIYEARPNVTADAAALCLKSGNAAILRGGSEAARCNQAVAACVREGLVAAGLPETAVQVVDTTDRAAVGALITMPQFVDVIVPRGGKGLIERISREAKVPVIKHLDGNCHVYIDEFADDDKAVRIADNAKTHRYGTCNTMETLLVHVAAAPRVLGRLADIYLGKGVELRGCERARALVPAMKAATDEDWATEYLAPILAVRIVDSLDDAIEHINRWSSQHTDAIVTENHTRAMRFIREVDSASVMINASTRFADGFEYGLGAEIGISTDKIHARGPVGLDGLTSQKWVVLGDGHVRN, encoded by the coding sequence ATGGACATCCAGGACTACATGAACACGCTGGGCCGCCAGGCCCGCGCCGCCTCGCGCATCGTGTCGCAGGCATCCACCGCCGCCAAGAACGACGCGCTGATCCGCATCGCCGCTCTGCTGCGCGAGCGTGCGCCGCAGCTGCTCGAAGCCAACGCGGCCGACGTCGACGCGGCGCGCGCCAATGGTCTGGACGCGGCGATGATCGACCGGCTCACGCTGACCGCGAAGGGCGTCGAGGCGATGGCCCAGGGCTTGGAACAGGTCGCCGCGCTGCCCGACCCGGTCGGCGAAATGACCGACTTCAAGCGCCGCCCGACCGGCATCACGGTGGGCAAGATGCGTGTGCCGCTCGGCGTGATCGGCATCATCTACGAAGCGCGGCCGAACGTGACCGCCGACGCCGCGGCCCTGTGCCTGAAAAGCGGCAACGCCGCCATCCTGCGCGGCGGTTCGGAAGCAGCGCGCTGCAATCAGGCGGTCGCCGCCTGCGTACGCGAAGGCCTGGTTGCCGCCGGTCTGCCGGAAACGGCGGTGCAGGTGGTCGACACCACCGATCGCGCGGCAGTCGGTGCGCTGATCACGATGCCGCAGTTCGTCGACGTGATCGTGCCGCGCGGCGGCAAAGGTCTGATCGAGCGCATCTCCCGCGAAGCGAAGGTGCCGGTGATCAAGCATCTGGATGGCAACTGCCACGTCTATATCGACGAATTCGCCGATGACGACAAGGCGGTGCGCATCGCCGACAACGCCAAGACCCATCGCTACGGCACCTGCAACACGATGGAAACGCTGCTGGTGCATGTCGCTGCGGCACCGCGCGTGCTTGGCCGACTGGCCGACATCTACCTCGGCAAGGGCGTCGAACTGCGCGGCTGCGAGCGCGCGCGCGCGCTGGTACCGGCGATGAAGGCGGCCACCGACGAGGACTGGGCGACCGAATACCTTGCCCCCATCCTCGCGGTGCGCATCGTCGATTCGCTGGACGACGCGATCGAGCACATCAACCGCTGGAGTTCGCAGCACACGGACGCCATCGTGACCGAGAACCACACGCGGGCGATGCGCTTCATCCGCGAGGTCGATTCGGCGTCGGTCATGATCAACGCCTCGACCCGCTTCGCCGACGGCTTCGAATACGGGCTCGGTGCAGAGATCGGCATCTCGACCGACAAGATCCACGCCCGCGGCCCGGTCGGCCTGGATGGACTGACCAGTCAGAAGTGGGTGGTGCTCGGCGACGGCCACGTGCGCAACTGA
- the holA gene encoding DNA polymerase III subunit delta, which yields MQLRAEQLEAHLKGTLAPLYVLHGDEPLLVIEAADAIRAAARTRGFSEREVLVVTQYFKWSALAEAAGNMSLFGGDKLIDLRIPTGKPGREGSDALARYAANPPAGTITLVTLPLMDWKAKKSSWFAALIESGMELELNAPGLARLPAWLAGRLARQQQSATPEALEFMAGHVEGNLLAANQEVMKLALLHPPGELTLEQVRNAVMDVARYDVDDLRQALLAGDAARASRLLDGLRAEGVAAPLVLWIIVAELRVLATARAEMDAGRSADDALSAARIFGARQSPYKRALQRLSSAATRTALMQAARLDRMIKGVARGDVWDEFLQITLRLCAR from the coding sequence ATGCAGCTGCGCGCCGAACAGCTCGAGGCCCACCTGAAGGGCACGCTCGCGCCGCTCTACGTGCTGCACGGCGACGAGCCGCTGCTGGTGATCGAGGCGGCGGACGCCATCCGCGCCGCCGCGCGTACGCGCGGTTTCAGCGAGCGCGAGGTGCTGGTGGTGACGCAGTACTTCAAATGGTCGGCGCTGGCCGAGGCGGCGGGCAATATGTCGCTGTTCGGTGGCGACAAGCTGATCGACCTGCGCATTCCGACCGGCAAGCCGGGCCGCGAAGGCAGCGACGCGCTGGCCCGCTACGCCGCGAACCCGCCGGCCGGCACGATCACGCTGGTGACGCTGCCGCTGATGGACTGGAAGGCGAAGAAGAGCAGCTGGTTCGCCGCACTGATCGAATCCGGCATGGAGCTGGAACTGAACGCGCCCGGTCTTGCGCGCCTGCCGGCCTGGCTGGCCGGTCGGCTCGCCCGTCAGCAGCAGAGCGCGACACCGGAAGCGCTGGAATTCATGGCCGGCCACGTCGAAGGCAATCTGCTGGCGGCCAATCAGGAAGTGATGAAGCTCGCGCTGCTGCATCCGCCAGGCGAACTGACGCTCGAACAGGTGCGCAACGCGGTGATGGATGTCGCCCGCTACGACGTCGACGACCTGCGCCAGGCGCTGCTCGCCGGCGACGCCGCGCGCGCGAGCCGCCTGCTCGACGGCCTGCGCGCCGAGGGCGTGGCCGCTCCGCTGGTGTTGTGGATCATCGTCGCCGAACTGCGTGTGCTGGCCACGGCACGCGCCGAAATGGACGCCGGCCGCAGCGCCGACGACGCACTGTCCGCGGCGCGCATCTTCGGCGCCCGCCAGTCACCGTACAAGCGGGCACTGCAGCGCCTGTCCTCGGCCGCCACCCGCACCGCGCTGATGCAGGCGGCGCGACTGGACCGCATGATCAAGGGCGTAGCGCGTGGCGACGTGTGGGACGAGTTCCTGCAGATCACGCTGCGACTGTGCGCACGCTGA
- the lptE gene encoding LPS assembly lipoprotein LptE, with protein sequence MPVSAPANPSRRSLLLVAAAALPLAACGFHLRGVRDLPFQTLYINGSRSNTELTTQIRRAIQTQSSTQVADEPSAADAIVDITENKVEKVILSLNSAGRVREYQLRQRFSFRVRDRNNVEIAPVASIELRRDLTYSDSEMLAKQQEEQVLYDEMQSDLIQQLLRRLQAIKRKPA encoded by the coding sequence ATGCCCGTGAGCGCCCCCGCCAACCCATCCCGCCGCAGCCTGCTGCTGGTCGCCGCCGCCGCGCTTCCGCTGGCGGCCTGCGGCTTCCACCTGCGCGGCGTGCGTGATCTGCCTTTCCAGACGCTGTACATCAACGGCAGCCGCAGCAACACGGAACTGACCACGCAGATCCGCCGCGCGATACAGACACAGAGTTCGACTCAGGTGGCGGACGAACCGTCAGCCGCCGACGCCATCGTCGACATCACCGAGAACAAGGTCGAAAAGGTCATCCTGAGCCTGAACTCGGCCGGCCGCGTGCGTGAATATCAACTGCGTCAGCGCTTCTCGTTCCGTGTACGCGATCGCAACAATGTCGAGATCGCGCCGGTGGCGTCGATCGAGCTGCGCCGCGACCTGACCTACAGCGATTCCGAAATGCTGGCAAAGCAGCAGGAAGAGCAGGTGCTGTACGACGAAATGCAGTCCGACCTGATCCAGCAGTTGCTGCGCCGCCTGCAGGCGATCAAGCGCAAACCCGCCTGA